The window GTGTCGGCCGCCGCGCCCGGCGGGCGTGACCCGACCCAACCCGAGGAGGGGAAGGACGATGGTCCGACTACGACGAGTGCTGTCCCTGACCGGTGTGGCCTTCGGCCTGGCGCTGGGTGCGCCCTCGGTCGCGATGGCCGACGCGGTCTTCGAGAAGGACTTCGGCAGCGCCAGCGCCGAGGGCGCCACCATGACCGTGGTCCACAGCCGCGTCGGCGACGACGGCAAGGTCTACTACGAGTACGTGACCTACACCGCCTCCATGCACGGAGCCACGGTGGACAGGACCACCAGCAAGGCGAACTGAGTTCCCGCGAGGTTGCGGGCGGACGGCCTTCACGGCTGTCCGCCCCTGGTGTGCGCGGGCACGGCGCGGTACACGCTCCCCCGCGCACGGGAGGTGGAAAGACATGCGAAACCTGCTTCGAGGCCGTGCCCTCGCGGGGATGGCCGCGGCGGCCGTGTGCTGCGCGGGCGTGACCGGCGCGGCCGACCCCGGCGACGTGTTCGCCGGCGGCGGGACCCCGTCCGCGGTCCAGGGGACGGGATCCGGCGGCGGCTGGCCCCCGCCCTGGTCCCAGGAGGAACCGGCCGACCCCTGGACCGAGGCCGAGGCCGAGGTCGTGCGGCTGGTCAACGACAAGAGGCCCGGGTACGGGTGCGGGAAGCTGAGTACCCACGAACTGCTCACCCAGGCCGCGCGGGAGCACAGCCAGGACCAGGCGGGCGACAGCGGGTTCCCCGGCGGCGGCTTCTTCGGCGGCAGCTCGTCGGCCAGGGACCGGGCCCGCGGCCTGGGCTACGCGCACCCTTCGGGCGAGATCGTGGCCAACGGCTTCGAGACGGCCGAGGAGGCGGTGGAGGCCTGGACGCGCCACGGCCACAACCAGGTGCTCGCCGACTGCGAGGCCGAGCACATCGGCGTGGGCGTGGTGAAGGGCGACGGCGGCCCCTACTGGACCGTCGTCCTCGGCCACGGAGCCTGAGCCGCACGCGCGCGGTCCAGGGCACGTGACGGGCGGTGTGCGGCGGGTGCACACCGCCCGTCACGTGTCCCGGGAGAGGCCGCGCGGCCGCGGAGCGGGGCTCCGGTCAGGAGGTTCCGACGGCCTCGGGTCCCTCCGGCGCGGGCTCCGGATCCGGATCGGGCGCCGGGTCCCCGGTGGTCTGCGAGGTCTCGGTGGGCACCGCGGGCGCGGACGGCTGCGGCGTGCTCGGGGTGAGCACGAACAGCATCACGAGCAGGCCCGCGGTGACCGCGGCGATCAGGCCGCACGCCACCCACGGTTTCCAGCCGCCCAGGCCGGGGTCGGCCGGAGCGTCGGGATCCCCCGACCCGAAGGACTCCAGCCGTCCGGCCAGGTCCGGTTCCTCCTCGCTGAGCTGCCGCTCGATCTCCGCGAGGATTCTTCTCTCGTGCTCTCTCAGGGACATGGAACCCTCCTCGGCCACGGGGGGAAGGACAGTCGTCGCCAGACTTACAGTCTCCCCCGGGTATACCTGAGATATCCAGGTGTGCACAGGTTTTCCGATGTGGGTTTCTATGCCCGATTCTGGGTAGAAAAATCGGTTTCCTCCGCGGGGTGCGACCCGCCGCCGCGGGCCCGAGCGCGCTCCGCGCCGACGCGGTCCCGCGGGCCGGCCCCCCGGGGGGTCAACCCGGGTAGCACTCGACCTCGGCGGCCTTGACCCCCGCCCACACCGCGTCCCCCCGGGCCAGTCCCAGCTCGGCCAGGGCCGCCGGGCTGATGTCGGCGGCCAGGGAGGGGTTCCCCGCCAGGTGCACCCTCACCTGGTCGCCGAACCGCTCGATCCCCTCCACCGTCAGCCGCCACACGTTGCGCGGACTGCCGTGCGGACGGTGCGGGTACAGGGCCACGGCGCGCGGCGGGAAGGCCACCAGGGCCGGTCCCCGGTGCGCCTCGTGCGCCTCCACCCGGACGGGCCCGCCGGGACCGTCGCCGTCCAGGGTGACGGTGGTGCCCTCGGCCGTGCCCCGGAAGAGGTTGAGCCCCACCAGCCGCGCGACGTAGGCGGTGCGGGGGCGCCGCGCCACCTCGGCGGGCTCGCCCTGCTGGACGACCCGGCCCCCCTCGATCACCGCCACCCGGTCGGCGAGCACCATGGCGTCGAGCGGGTCGTGGGTGACCAGCACCGTGGCCCCGTCGAACTCCTCCAGCAGGTGGCCCAGCCGGGCGCGCACGTCGATGCGGGTGCTGGCGTCCAGGGCGGCCATGGGCTCGTCGAGCAGCAGCAGGCGCGGGCGCACGGCCAGGGCGCGGGCCAGCGCCACGCGCTGGGCCTGGCCGCCGGAGAGGCGGCGCGGCCGCACGCGCGCGTACGCGGACAGGTCCATGTGGGCGAGTAGTTCGGCGGCGCGCTCGCGGGCCCCCGCCCGCGACAGGCCCTGGTGGCGGGGGCCGAAGGCCACGTTGTCCAGGGCGCTCATGTGCGGGAAGAGCAGGTAGTCCTGGAAGACCATGCCGATGGGGCGGTGCTCCACGGGTGTCCTGGTCTGGTCGCGCCCGTCCACGAGGACGCGCCCGCCGGTGAGGGGCACCAGTCCGGCCAGGGCGCGCAGCGCCGAGGACTTGCCCGCGCCGTTGGGCCCCAGCAGGGCGAGGATCTCCCCCGGGCGCACCGTCAGGGAGGCCTCCAGGGTGAAGGCACCCCGGCTCAGGCACAGGTCCGCCTCCAGCGCGGGTACGGGCGTGGACGCGGCCGAGGACGCGGACGCTGGTGCGGACGTGCGTTCGGGCCCGGAGGCGGGTGCGGCCGGGGTCGGGGCCGTGCGTTCGGGCGCCGCCGCGGGGCCGGATTCGGGGTCGGGTGTGGTCTCGTCAGGGCGGTGGTTCGGGGCCATCAGGCGTTCGTCCACCTCTCGCGCAGGGTGGCCAGGACGGCCAGGCAGACCGCCAGCAGGATCAGGCTGAGCACGATGGCGGCCTCGGGGTCGCGCTGCATGGCCACGTACACGGCCAGCGGCATGGTCTGCGTGGTGCCCGGGAAGTTCCCGGCGAAGGTGATGGTGGCGCCGAACTCGCCCAGGGCCCGCGACCAGCACAGGACCGCTCCCGCGGCGATGCCCGGCAGCACCATGGGCAGGGTGACGCGGGCGAAGACGGCCGCCCGGCTGGCGCCCAGGGTGGCGGCGGCCTCCTCGTAGCGGCGGTCCGCGCCGCGCAGCGCGCCCTCCACGCTGATCACCAGGAACGGCATGGCGACGAACACCTGGGCCAGGACCACGGCGGCGGGGGTGAAGGGCAGGGTGATCCCGAACCAGGCGTCCAGGTGGCGGCCCACGATCCCGTTGCGCCCCAGGACCAGCAGCAGCGCCACGCCGCCGACCACGGGCGGCATCACCAGCGGGACGGTGACCAGGGCGCGCACGAGGCGGCGTCCGGGGAAGTCGGTGCGGGCCAGCAGCCAGGCCAGCGGCACCCCGAGGAGCAGGGACACGGCCGTGGCGGCGGTGGCGGTGGACAGGGACAGCCACAGGGCCGCCAGCACCTCGGGCTCGGTCAGGCGGCCGCCCATGGTGGACCAGGGCGCGCTGGCCAGCAGGCCCGCCAGGGGCAGCACGAGGAAGGCCACGCCCAGGAGCGCGGGCAGCACCAGGATCCAGGGCGGTCGGCCGAAGCGCCGTCCCCGCGGCGGACGGCGGCGCGGCGCCGCGGCGGAGGGCTCGGCGGGGGCAGCGGCGGAGGGCTCGGCGGGGGCAGCGGGGGCGCGGTCGGGCGTCATGGCACCTCGAACCCGGCGGCCCGCAGGACCTCCTGGCCCCCGGGGGAGCGCACCAGTTCCACCCAGGCGGCGGCGAGCGCGGCGTCGGAGGTGGTGGAGACGACCCCGATGGGATAGTCGTTGACCACCTCGTCGGACTCGTCGAACGCGATGCCCTCGACCCGGTCGCCCGCGGAGACGACGTCGGTGGCGTAGACGAGTCCGGCGTCGACCTCACCGAGTTCGACCTTGGTCAGGACCGCGCGCACGTCCTCCTCGTAGGTGTCGGGGGTGATCTCCAGCCCGGCCTCGTCCAGGACCGCGGCGGTGGCCGCGCCGCAGGGGGCCTCCTCGGCGCAGAAGGCGACGGCGGTGTCCTCCTCCGCGAGGTCGGCCAGTCCCCCGACACCGGCCGGGTTGTCCGGGGGCACGGCGATGCGCAGGGTGTTGGCGGCGAAGACGACGCCCTGCGCGCCGTGCTCCGCGGCCCAGTCGGGGTGCAGCCCCTCGCCCTCGACGACCCGGTCCATGGTGGCGGTGTCGGCGGAGGCGAAGACGTCGGCGGGGGCGCCGGAGTTGATCTGGAGGGCCAGGTCGCCGCTGCCCGCGAAGTTGAGGACCACCTCCGTGCCGGGGTGCTCGGCCTCGAACTGCTCGGCGAGGTCGGTGAAGACGTCGGTGAGGGAGGCCGCGGCGAAGACGTTGAGCCGGTCGGCGGACCCCTCCCCCGGGGAGCAGGCGCACAGGACGAGCGCGGCCGCGGCCAGGACGCGGACCGGCCGGGGAGCGCCGGAGCGGGGGCTGCGGGTGGCGGGCTCACGCATGGCGTTCCCCGGTGGTCTCCACGACCACGTTGGTGGACTTGACCACCGCGGTGGCGACGCTGCCCACCTCCAGACCGAGCTCGTCGGCGGCCTCGCGGCTCATCAGCGAGACCACCCGGTGGGGTCCGGCCTGGATCTCCACGCTGGCCATCACCCGGTCGCGGACGACGTCGGTGACCAGGCCTCGGAAGCGGTTGCGGGCGGAGGACAGGCGCCGGGCCGGGTCCTCGCCGGCACCCGCGCTCATGAACCCGGCCAGGTCCGCGCCC is drawn from Nocardiopsis dassonvillei subsp. dassonvillei DSM 43111 and contains these coding sequences:
- a CDS encoding ABC transporter permease, which encodes MTPDRAPAAPAEPSAAAPAEPSAAAPRRRPPRGRRFGRPPWILVLPALLGVAFLVLPLAGLLASAPWSTMGGRLTEPEVLAALWLSLSTATAATAVSLLLGVPLAWLLARTDFPGRRLVRALVTVPLVMPPVVGGVALLLVLGRNGIVGRHLDAWFGITLPFTPAAVVLAQVFVAMPFLVISVEGALRGADRRYEEAAATLGASRAAVFARVTLPMVLPGIAAGAVLCWSRALGEFGATITFAGNFPGTTQTMPLAVYVAMQRDPEAAIVLSLILLAVCLAVLATLRERWTNA
- a CDS encoding TOBE domain-containing protein — encoded protein: MPTFHISEAADLLGVSADTVRRWVDSGRLSATRDASGRRLIEGADLAGFMSAGAGEDPARRLSSARNRFRGLVTDVVRDRVMASVEIQAGPHRVVSLMSREAADELGLEVGSVATAVVKSTNVVVETTGERHA
- a CDS encoding DUF3040 domain-containing protein produces the protein MSLREHERRILAEIERQLSEEEPDLAGRLESFGSGDPDAPADPGLGGWKPWVACGLIAAVTAGLLVMLFVLTPSTPQPSAPAVPTETSQTTGDPAPDPDPEPAPEGPEAVGTS
- the modA gene encoding molybdate ABC transporter substrate-binding protein yields the protein MREPATRSPRSGAPRPVRVLAAAALVLCACSPGEGSADRLNVFAAASLTDVFTDLAEQFEAEHPGTEVVLNFAGSGDLALQINSGAPADVFASADTATMDRVVEGEGLHPDWAAEHGAQGVVFAANTLRIAVPPDNPAGVGGLADLAEEDTAVAFCAEEAPCGAATAAVLDEAGLEITPDTYEEDVRAVLTKVELGEVDAGLVYATDVVSAGDRVEGIAFDESDEVVNDYPIGVVSTTSDAALAAAWVELVRSPGGQEVLRAAGFEVP
- a CDS encoding ABC transporter ATP-binding protein, with translation MAPNHRPDETTPDPESGPAAAPERTAPTPAAPASGPERTSAPASASSAASTPVPALEADLCLSRGAFTLEASLTVRPGEILALLGPNGAGKSSALRALAGLVPLTGGRVLVDGRDQTRTPVEHRPIGMVFQDYLLFPHMSALDNVAFGPRHQGLSRAGARERAAELLAHMDLSAYARVRPRRLSGGQAQRVALARALAVRPRLLLLDEPMAALDASTRIDVRARLGHLLEEFDGATVLVTHDPLDAMVLADRVAVIEGGRVVQQGEPAEVARRPRTAYVARLVGLNLFRGTAEGTTVTLDGDGPGGPVRVEAHEAHRGPALVAFPPRAVALYPHRPHGSPRNVWRLTVEGIERFGDQVRVHLAGNPSLAADISPAALAELGLARGDAVWAGVKAAEVECYPG
- a CDS encoding CAP domain-containing protein, whose amino-acid sequence is MRNLLRGRALAGMAAAAVCCAGVTGAADPGDVFAGGGTPSAVQGTGSGGGWPPPWSQEEPADPWTEAEAEVVRLVNDKRPGYGCGKLSTHELLTQAAREHSQDQAGDSGFPGGGFFGGSSSARDRARGLGYAHPSGEIVANGFETAEEAVEAWTRHGHNQVLADCEAEHIGVGVVKGDGGPYWTVVLGHGA